One genomic region from Acidobacteriota bacterium encodes:
- a CDS encoding cytochrome c oxidase subunit 3 — MQTPPSSAIGSTPVPPASFRRMGMWLLLASLGMLFGSVLVGFLILRARAEHWPPPGAPSLPGGLWISTALLLILSVTLVLAERAARKGQRASLDRMLLVAVLLAMAFLMVQVSNWMRMAASSVLPDENLLVWFFYVLTILHAAHVVFGLIPLVVVSVRARAGRYNEEEHESIHLVGMYWHFLFATWIAILLVLRI; from the coding sequence ATGCAAACGCCTCCAAGCTCGGCGATCGGTTCGACGCCCGTTCCGCCGGCTTCCTTCCGACGGATGGGCATGTGGCTGCTGTTGGCCTCCCTCGGTATGCTGTTCGGATCAGTTCTGGTCGGGTTTCTGATCTTGAGGGCGCGGGCCGAGCATTGGCCGCCACCCGGTGCGCCGTCGCTGCCCGGCGGACTCTGGATCAGTACGGCGTTGTTGCTGATCCTCAGCGTCACCCTGGTGCTCGCCGAGCGCGCGGCCCGCAAGGGTCAGCGGGCCTCTCTCGACAGGATGCTCCTTGTCGCGGTTCTCCTGGCAATGGCGTTCCTCATGGTCCAGGTGTCGAACTGGATGCGGATGGCGGCGAGCAGCGTTCTTCCGGACGAGAACCTGCTGGTCTGGTTCTTCTACGTCCTGACCATCCTCCACGCAGCACACGTGGTGTTTGGCCTGATCCCGCTGGTTGTCGTGTCGGTCCGAGCCCGAGCCGGTCGCTACAACGAAGAGGAGCACGAGAGCATCCACCTGGTGGGGATGTACTGGCACTTCTTGTTTGCCACCTGGATCGCAATTCTCTTAGTTTTGCGTATTTAG